atatatatatatatatgtgtgtgtgtgtgtatatatatatatatatatatgtgtgtatatatatatatatatatatatgtgtgtgtgtgtgtgtgtatatatatatgtgtgtatatatatatgtgtgtatatatatatatatatatatatatgtgtatatatatatatatatatatatatgtgtgtgtatatatatatatgtgtgtgtatatatatatatatgtgtgtgtatatatatatgtgtgtgtatatatatatgtgtgtgtgtatatatatatatatatatgtatatatatatatatatatatatatgtgtgtgtgtatatatatatatatatatatatatatatatatatatatatgtatgtgtgtgtgtgtatatatatatatatatatatatatatatatatatatatatatatatacacacacacacatacatatatatatatatatatacacacacacatatatatatatatatatatatgtatgtgtgtgtgtgtatatatatatatatatatgtatgtgtgtgtgtgtatatatatatatatatgtatgtgtgtgtgtgtatatatatatatatatatgtatgtgtgtgtgtgtatatatatatatatatatgtgtgtgtgtgtgtatatatatatatatatatgtatgtgtgtgtgtgtatatatatatatatatatatgtgtgtgtgtatatatatatatatatatatatatatgtgtgtgtgtatatatatatatatatatatatatatatatgtgtgtatatatatgtgtgtgtgtgtatatatatatgtgtgtgtgtatatatatatatatatatatatatatgtgtgtgtgtgtgtgtgtatatatatatatatatatatatgtgtgtgtgtgtgtatatatatatatatatatatatgtgtgtgtgtgtgtatatatatatatatatatatatatgtgtgtgtatatatatatatatatgtgtgtgtatatatatatatatatatatgtgtgtgtatatatatatatatatatgtgtgtgtgtgtatgtatatatatatatatatatatatatatatatatatgtgtgtgtgtgtatatatatatatatatatatatgtgtgtgtgtatatatatatatatatatatatatgtgtgtgtatatatatgtatatatatatgtatatatatgtatatatatatatatatatatgtatatgtatatatatatatttatatatatgtatatatatatatatatatatgtatatgtgtgtgtatatatatatgtgtgtgtatatatatatatatatatatatatatatatgtgtgtgtgtatatatatatatatgtgtgtgtgtatatatatatatatgtgtgtgtgtatatatatatatatgtgtgtgtgtatatatatatatatatatatgtgtgtgtatatatatgtgtgtgtatatatatgtgtgtgtatatatatatgtgtgtatatatatgtgtgtgtatatatgtgtgtgtatatatatatatatatatgtgtgtgtgtatatatatatatgtgtgtgtgtatatatatatatatgtgtgtgtgtatatatatatatatgtgtgtgtgtatatatatatatatgtgtgtgtatatatatgtgtgtgtgtatatatatatatatatatatatgtgtgtgtatatatatgtgtgtgtatgtatatatatatgtgtgtgtatgtatatatatatgtgtgtgtatgtatatatatgtgtgtgtgtgtatgtatatatatatgtgtgtgtgtatgtatatatatatgtgtgtgtgtatgtatatatatatatatatatatatgtgtgtatatatatatatatatgtgtgtatatgtgtatatatatatatatgtgtgtatatgtgtatatatatatatgtgtgtatatgtgtatatatatatatatgtgtgtatatgtgtatatatatatatgtgtgtatatgtgtatatatatatatgtgtgtatatgtgtatatatatatatatgtgtgtatatgtgtatatatatatatatgtgtgtatatgtgtatatatatatatatatgtgtgtatatgtgtatatgtgtatatatatatatatatgtgtgtatatgtgtatatatatatatatatatatatgtatgtgtgtatatatatatacgtgtgtatatatgtgtatgtatatatgtgtgtatatatatgtatgtatatatgtgtgtatatatatgtatgtatatatgtgtgtatatatatatatgtatatatgtatatatatatatatgtatgtatatatatatacacacatatatatatacacacgtatatatacacacatatatatatatatacgtgtgtatatatgtgtatatatatatgtttatatatatatgtgtatatatatgtgtgtatatatatgtgtatatatgtgtgtatatatatgtatatatatatgtatgtatatatgtatatatatatatgtatatatatatgtatatatatatatatatatgtatatatgtatatgtatatatatatgtatatatatatgtatatatatgtatatatatatgtgtatatatatatgtatatgtatatatatatatatatgtatatatatatatgtatatatgtatatatatatatgtatatatgtatatatatatatgtatatgtatatatatatgtatatgtatatgtatatatatatgtatatgtatatgtatatatatatgtatatgtatatgtatatatatatatatgtatatgtatatatatgtatatatatgtgtatatgtatatatatgtgtatatatatgtatatgtatatatatgtatatatatgtgtatatgtatatatatgtatatatatgtgtatatgtatatatatgtgtatatatatgtatatgtatatatgtgtatatatatgtatatgtatatatatgtatatatatgtatatatatatgtatgtatatgtatgtatatatgtatatatatgtatgtatatatgtatatatatgtatatatatgtgtatatatatgtatatatatatgtgtatatatatgtatatatatatgtgtatatatatgtatatatgtatgtatatatgtatgtgtgtatatgtatgtatatatgtatgtgtgtatatgtatgtatatatgtatgtgtgtatatgtatgtatatatgtatgtatatatgtgtatatatgtatgtatatatgtatgtatatatgtatatgtatgtgtatatatgtatgtatgtgtatatatatatgtatgtgtatatgtgtatatatgtatgtgtatatatatatgtatgtgtgtgtatatatgtatgtgtgtgtatatatgtatgtgtatatatatatgtatgtgtgtatgtatatatatatatgtgtatatatatgtgtatatatatgtatatataatgtatatgtatatatgtgtgtatatgtatatatgtgtatatatatttatatatatgtgtatatatatatatatatatatacatatgtgtgtgtgtgtttatatttgttgttgatgtttttattttaagttatttatttttaatttgggcagttttgtcCTCTATACCAAGATACACGATAGCAACATGGAAGTCCCCCGAAGTGAATGAGATTGTTTGCCGAAATGTCTTATTCCACGCAATTGATTGATAGACAAATTATTACAGCCGATCGCATGTtatataaaatgcaaaatatttacTGATCCATGAAAAGTTTACCATAACTCTAACGTGCAGCAAACACAGTAGATTTTTGGATAGTAATTTTGGTTTTGATTAGTTGCATTAAACCAAAACTTAATATAAATAGTTTTACAGTAagaatttgcatttttctcagactaattaaatttatttgtgcATTATTCTCCAGGCATTGACTCAGAAGGCCACGCTGCTAACTTTGTTGAAACCGAGCAGATAGTTTTATATGAAGGAGCCAAAGCTTCCTTTGTGCAGGCAAGTATGCTTTTACTCGCTTTTTTATGGCTTTTATTGTGTGCATGTTTAAAAGTTGCTGGGTAATTtcaaatttatgtttttgtcccTCAGACAAGAGGCTCTATGCCTTTTTACTGGAGTCAAAGGCCCAACCTTAAATACAAACCTAAACCTATCATCAGCAAAACAACCAGTCATGTAAGGACAGGCCTTTAGTAATTGTGTTGTTCTTTCAATGGAGAGAAGTTCATACTAACCACTTGGATACATGTTTCAGTTGGATGGTTTCCAGAGGCATTTTGACTCTCAGCTCCTTATCTATGGGAAACAAACTCTTCTTAACCTGGTAAGTTAAACCTCCAATTTAATGTCTTGAAAAAAAGCCTTCTTGAAGCGCAGTGACCTCCCCATGACAGtagtccaaaaataaatgaaactaaTAAGCTGCTGACAGAAAGCTTGGGGTTCTCTGCAGCCTGGGTTTTCTTTGGATTTTACGTCATCACACTTATGATTATGAACAAACAAGatgttgtaaaacaaacaaactattaTTGTTGCTAGGCTGACTTTGAAAGACTGCTTGTCATTGGTCAGAATTACTTCACGTATTCTCAATCTGAAAAATCATGTGACAtacattcttttctcaaaataattgagaatttacacacacacaaatgaaatggcaggaaaatatgttttattcaaTTTGCTGTTGGTATAGGTGTAATAAAATTTGGGATCATAAAGGTCATGTTCTGGGAAATTGCTGTTAATTTCATTTATGGTTCAATCTAGTATATGTTGCAAAAGAGTACATTTTGCCAACTTTGATCACGATTTTCTGCATTCTCCAGCTACTTAGTTCCTGGTCTTTAAATTGAGAATATCTTCACTTCCTGGTTTCCACGGTCTATACACTATTAGAAATTAGTACATATATCAACAATTTCGTAAATTTTACCCAAGTGATCTGTTTTGAGCTGGAGGGtcccatatttaaaaaaaactaaatatgaaagtaatatttgtatatattacaTGTGTATTGTTTTCCAGGTAAATCAGAAAGGCTCCGAAAAGCCACTTGAACAGGCATTTGCCAAAATGGTGGTCGGTATGAACAATGGTATGCTCAAGTAAGTGGTATTCATTttactgttattattttttattatgttttaaaaacattgcctTCCGAAAAGATTTAGAAACAACACTACACATTGCACTTGCATTTTTTACATGGGCCAATAattggtgccgatatttggcattttgacaaatatcggtatctgcctttttacgaatctgaaagCCGATTAAAACTAGCATCttactgagcggtgaatgcttgcgaacgtagcaaatttagttttttcatcaggatttgtaagatgctcacagacagtttttacttgtcgcaaagacattttaaacaaattcagacaatttttcactgtctgtgaagatcttttaaaacctttttacgaaccctgacaaaaaacccaaattagctacattcacatgcatttgcCACTTGGTGAGATACAGGGACTTTAaattcatttatggatttagtCAAATTGGGAAAAATGGGGAAACGTAGAATACGTTACTGAAttacttaattaaaattatttgttcGTTCAGTTCATGATTCATCTCTCTGTAACACATTAATTTACTACTGCATACACCattggttcttaacctgggtttgctCGAATTCCAGCGGTTCAgagagtcagtctcaggggttcgtaTCTGAGTGATCGCATTTTGTTCTCCATCCTCAGTTACATAGCTTTTGACTTCCACAAAGAATGTAGCCACATGAGATGGGATCGTCTCCAGATCTTGGTCAATACTGTAGCTGAGACACAAGATGAATACAGGTATTTCCCACAGTAGCTATATGAAATTATGTAGTGTTATACCACAAAGAAGGGAACAAACCTGTTTCACTCTGTGTAGTTACTTCATAGTAAACCTGGACGGAAAGGTGCTAGCCCAGCAGAAAGGTGTCTTTCGCAGTAACTGTATGGACTGCTTGGACAGAACCAATGTCATCCAGAGCCTTTTGGCACGACGTTCCTTGCAGTCTCAGCTCCAGGTAAACGTTAACTGCATGAGCTAAAGCTTGTTAAATGAGGTTTACAATGTGTATCTGCTTGCATTGCTTCAGAGAATGGGTGTACTGAATGTGGGACAGTGTCTTGAAGAACAGGCTGACTTTGAGAAAATCTACAAAAATGGTAATGTTCTACTAATATTTGCATGTCAGCATGACAGGTGTGACGTGAGCATACCCTCACATCTCTGTGCTTTCTAATCAGCATGGGCTGACAATGCCAATGCATGTGCTGTACAGTACGCGGGAACTGGTGCATTAAAAACAGACTTCACAAGGTACAGTAACAATCATGGTTCACAGATTAAGTGACTAACATGTTGTTTTCGATGTTGCTAATTCTTAAATTGTTCTTTTAGCTTCTCTTTGACAcaagtttctctttttttcccccacccagGACAGGGAAAAGAACCCACTGGGGATTGTTGATGGATGGTTGGAACTCCATGGTCCGCTATTACAAAAACAACTTCTCTGATGGCTTCCGACAAGTATGTTACATACCGTATGGCACCATAGACTAGGCATATACCGAATATCGGCggcgatattcagcattttgacgactATCGGCggcgatattcagcattttgacgactATCGGCATcaaccattttgaagaatcttaCGGCCGATAATggatccattaaaaaaaaaaagtgctaacttcagggaactaattaccgggtatttaaattttctgagatgctgctgaccctgggaactccctgcaccttctgtttgtttgaaattaaaactaaatcaaattttaatacTTGAgatattttggaaaactttatttactgtagaaaacaatagggagctatttacttaagtttttaacttttgaagacatgctactggtagatttggaaaaacaaagatgtctattgactaagatttttcttttttgactccaatattttacgaactttaaaagttgctcaataaacatatgtttaacaatttaaaaaaatgagagctagagttttatttttgtgttctcAAATTTTGATgctatatttaatatttttcctttACGTGAAAATGAgaatcggctccaaatatcggttgtTGGCGTCCTTGACTAATGTActaatatcggtatcggccctgacaAAATCATATTGGTCTATTTCTACCACAGACACATCTTtagtgctaaaaataaatagaaaatatttgtaACTTGACCGACAAGCCATTGCTACATACCAAATGATTGATTGTTGGATCAGAAGTAAATGAACGGTTGCCAAgttttttgggttagggtttttctAACAAAAGTAAATTTAAGGATTTAGTTATTCTTACGGTAGTATTGTTTGAGTTATTttccaaccccccaaaaaagtgttaaTTAAACAGATACTTTCTGACTAAGCTTTATTTTCTATAtgtattaaaacaaattattttctttcaggATTCAATTGACTTGTTTCTGGGTAATTTTACCATTGATGAATCAGATGGCCCCGGTCCTCTTAGGGTGCAGAAAGACTGGAAGTTCCTTACGGTCAGTTGATCAATACTTTGTCAATTTGCAGCACAAGCTATGAACTTCAATGTAATCATTGGATCCTGTTTTACAGCTGCCTATTATCATGTTGGTGGCATTCTCAATGTGCATTGTATGTCTCCTCATGGCTGGTAAGTTATTTACTTCTGTTCAATCTGTGCTATTTTCACCACGCTGCAAAACCACTTTGTGCATTGATTATCGTGTTAACGCGGCAATGATTATgattgtgtatatatgtgtgtgtatatatatatatatgtgtgtgtatgtatatatatgtatgtatgtatatatatatgtatgtatatgtgtgtatgtatatgtatgtatatgtatatatatgtatgtgtgtatgtgtatatgtatatatatgtatgtgtgtatgtgtatacatatatatgtatgtgtatacatatatatgtatgtgtatacatatatatgtatgtgtatacatatgtatgtatgtgtatacatatgtatgtatgtgtatacatatgtatgtatgtgtatacatatgtatgtatgtgtatacatacatatataatgtatgtgtgtgtgtgtatatgtgtgtgtatatatatatatatatatgtgtgtgtgtgtgtgtgtgtatatatatatatatatatatatatatatatatatatatatatatatatatatatatatatatatatatatatatatatatatatatatatatatatatatatatatatatatatatgtgtgtgtatatgtatgtatgtgtgtgtatatgtatgtatgtgtgtgtgtgtatatgtatgtatgtatgtgtatatgtatgtatgtgtgtgtgtgtatatgtatgtatgtatgtatgtgtgtgtgtatatatatatatatatatatatatatatatatatatatatatacacacacatatatatatgtatgtatatgtatgtgtatatatatgtgtgtatatatatatatatatatatatatatatatatatatatatatatatatatatatatatatatatatatatatatatatatatatatatatatatatatatatatatatatatatatgtgtgtatatatatatatatatatatgtgtgtatatatatatatatatatatatgtgtgtatatatatatatatatatgtgtgtgtatatatatgtgtgtgtatatatatatgtatatatgtgtgtgtatatatatatgtatatatgtgtgtgtatatatatatgtatatatgtgtgtgtatatatatatgtatatatgtgtgtgtatatatatgtgtatatatatgtgtatgtgtatatatatgtgtatatatatgtgtatatatatatatatatatatatatatatatatatatatatgtgtatatatatatatatatatatatatatatgtatatatatatatatatatatatatatatatatatatatatgtgtatatatatatatatatatatatatatatatatatgtgtatatatatgtatatatatatatgtgtatatatatatgtgtatatatatatatatatatgtgtatatatatatatatatgtgtatatatatatatatatgtgtatatatatatatgtgtatatatatatatgtgtatatatatatatgtatatatatgtgtatatatatgtgtatatatatatatgtatatgtatatgtatatatgtatatgtgtatgtatatatgtatatatgtgtatatatgtatatatgtgtatatatatatgtatgtatatatgtatatatgtgtatatatatatatatgtgtatatatatatatatgtgtatatatatatatatgtgtatatatatgtgtatatatatgtgtatatatatgtgtatatgtatatatatatgtgtatatatgtatatatatatgtatatatgtgtatatgtgtatatatgtatatatatgtatatatgtatatatatatatgtatatatatatgtgtatatgtatatatatatgtatatatatatgtatatatatatgtatatgtatatatatatatgtgtatatgtatatgtatatatgtgtatatgtatatgtatatatgtgtatatatatatgtgtatatgtatatgtatatatgtgtatatatatatgtatatatatgtatatatatatatgtatatatatgtatatatataaatatatatatatatgtatatatatatatgtgtgtatatatatgtgtgtatatatatatatgtgtatatatatatgtgtatatatatatgtatatgtatatgtatatgtatatgtatatgtatatgtatatgtatatatatatatgtatatatatatatgtatatatatgtgtatatatatgtgtatatatatgtgtatatatatatatgtatatatatgtgtatatatatatatgtatatatatgtgtatatatatatatgtgtatatatatatgtgtatatatatatatgtgtatatatatatgtgtatatatatatgtgtatatatatatgtgtatatatgtatatatatatatatatatatgtatatatatatatacgtgtatatatatatgtatatatatatacacatatatatatatatacatatatatatacacatatatatatatacacatatatatgtatatatgtgtatatatgtgtatatatatatatgtgtatatatgtgtatatatatatatgtatatatatatgtgtgtgtatatatatatatgtgtgtgtatatatatatatgtgtgtatatatatatatatgtgtgtatatatatatatgtgtgtatatatatatatgtgtgtatatatatatatgtgtgtatatatatatatatatgtgtatatatatatatatatgtgtgtgtgtatatatgtatatatatatatatatatatatatatatatatatatatatgtgtgtatatatatatatatatgtgtgtatatatatatatatatgtgtgtgtatatatatatatatatgtgtgtatatatgtgtatatatgtgtgtgtatatatatatatatatatgtgtatatatatatatatatatatgtgtatatatgtgtgtatatatatatatatatatatgtgtatatatatatatatatgtgtatatatgtgtgtgtatatatatatatatatatgtgtatatatatatatatgtgtatatatatgtgtatatatatatatgtgtatatatatatatgtgtatatatatatatgtgtatatatgtgtgtatatatatgtatatatgtgtgtatatatatatgtgtatatatatatatgtatatatatatatgtgtatatatatgtatatatgtatatatatatatatatgtatatatgtgtatatatgtatatgtgtgtatatatgtatatgtgtgtatatatatatatgtgtgtatatatatatatgtgtgtatatatatatatgtgtgtatatatatatatgtatatgtgtgtatatatatatatgtatatgtgtgtatatatatatatgtatatgtgtgtgtatatatatgtatgtgtgtgtatttatatgtatatgtgtgtgtgtgtatatatatatatgtgtgtgtgtgtatatatatatatgtatgtgtgtgtatatatatatatgtatgtgtgtgtgtgtatatatatatatgtatgtgtgtgtatatatatatatatgtgtgtgtatatatatatatatgtatgtgtgtgtatatatatatatgtatgtgtgtgtatatatatatgtgtgtgtgtatatatatatgtgtgtgtgtatatatatatgtgtgtgtgtatatatatatgtgtgtgtgtatatatatatgtgtgtgtgtatatatatatgtgtgtgtgtatatatatatgtgtgtgtgtatatatatatatgtgtgtatatatatatatatgtgtgtatatatatatatatgtgtgtatatatatatatgtgtgtatatatatatatatgtgtgtgtatatatatatatgtgtgtgtatatatatatatgtgtgtgtatatatatatatgtgtatatatatatatatgtgtatatatatatgtgtgtatatatatatatgtgtgtatatatatatatatgtgtgtatatatatatatatgtgtgtgtatatatatatatatgtgtgtgtatatatatatatatgtgtgtgtatatatatatatatatatgtgtgtatatatgtgtgtgtgtgtgtatatatatgtgtgtgtgtgtatatatatgtgtgtgtgtgtatatatatgtgtgtgtgtgtatatatatatatgtgtgtgtgaatatatatatatgtgtgtgtgtatatatatatatatatatgtgtgtgtatatatatatatatatatgtgtgtgtgtatatatatatatatgtgtgtgtgtatatatatatatgtgtgtgtgtatatatatatatatatgtgtgtgtgtgtatatatatatatatatgtatatgtgtatatatgtatatatgtatatgtatatatatatatatgtatatatgtatatatgtatatatatatatgtatatatgtgtatatatatatatgtatatatgtgtatatatgtatatatatatatatatgtatatatatatatgtatatatgtatatatatgtatatatgtatatatgtatatatatgtatatatgtatatatatgtatatatgtatatatgtatatatatgtatatatgtgtatatatatatatgtgtatatatgtatatatatatatatgtgtatatatgtatatatatatatatatgtgtatatatgtgtgtatatatatatatatgtgtatatatatatatatgtgtatatatgtgtatatatatatatgtgtatatatgtgtatatatatatatgtgtatatatgtatatatatatatatgtgtatatatgtatatatatatatgtgtatatatgtatatatatatatatgtgtatatatgtatatatatatatatgtgtgtgtatatatgtgtgtgtgtatatatatatatatatatatatatatatatatatatgtgtgtatatatgtgtgtgtgtatatatatatatatatatatatatatatatgtgtgtatatgtgtgtatatatatatatatatatatatgtgtgtatatatatatgtgtgtatatatatatatatatgtgtgtatatatatatatatatgtgtgtatatatatatatatatatatgtgtgtatacagtgaggaaaataagtatttcaccccctggtgattttgtgagtttgaccctttacaaagaaaggaacggtctataattttcatggtaggttcatcttaacagtgagagacagaatattaaaaaaaatcccaggaaatcacattatattaattttaaacatttatttgtcttttattgaggaaaataagtatttcaccccctaccaaccagcaagaattctggctcccacagaccggtcatgtgaccaggaggcacacacattagtcctcttacttaattggtattcctaattaagttcccgttacctgtataaaaacacacctgttcacagaatcaatcaatgcatcagattccaacctctccacaatgggcaagaccaaagagctgtctaaggacgtcagggac
The sequence above is drawn from the Vanacampus margaritifer isolate UIUO_Vmar chromosome 17, RoL_Vmar_1.0, whole genome shotgun sequence genome and encodes:
- the sacm1la gene encoding phosphatidylinositol-3-phosphatase SAC1-A; this translates as MATAYERYNLHTTPEKFFIEACDEGVDAVLAIDRVSNEMTLTSKKDMPASAVTRPICGIMGTIRLVAGMYLIIITRKRNVGNLLGHAVWKAVDFDIISYKKTILHLSEIQSQENKTFLSMLNNVLTTDGFYFCTDYDLTHTLQRLANTSPDFQEMSLLERADQRFVWNANLLRELAAEPELHRFALPVVHGFIVMKPCRINGKVFEWILISRRSCFRAGVRYYVRGIDSEGHAANFVETEQIVLYEGAKASFVQTRGSMPFYWSQRPNLKYKPKPIISKTTSHLDGFQRHFDSQLLIYGKQTLLNLVNQKGSEKPLEQAFAKMVVGMNNGMLNYIAFDFHKECSHMRWDRLQILVNTVAETQDEYSYFIVNLDGKVLAQQKGVFRSNCMDCLDRTNVIQSLLARRSLQSQLQRMGVLNVGQCLEEQADFEKIYKNAWADNANACAVQYAGTGALKTDFTRTGKRTHWGLLMDGWNSMVRYYKNNFSDGFRQDSIDLFLGNFTIDESDGPGPLRVQKDWKFLTLPIIMLVAFSMCIVCLLMAGDTWTETFAYVMFWGACSAITATIILFNGQDFVDAPKLVHKEKMD